In Rubrivirga marina, the following are encoded in one genomic region:
- a CDS encoding right-handed parallel beta-helix repeat-containing protein, with the protein MRLVLLLALLLAAPASVAQSTYFVAPNGSALGSGAIGSPLTLPAALSRVAPGDTVYVRGGAYASSSSIRFQTSGADGAYVHVWAYPEDDERPVFDFTGASKGFDVQASYLHLKGITVENSNDNGIQLSGEAASHNIVEQMIARRNGDSGIQVNDGAAYNLLLNNDSYENYDAGNQGENADGFAVKFGVGEGNVLRGNRAWANSDDGYDFWSLDDPGQGGVLIEGNWAFRNGFNTWGVTGFNGDSNGFKLGKGEGPHTLIRNLAWDHRANGFDVNGNASGVTVYHNTAYLNRGVNFQFDDDPQIDEQAPYVLRNNASVAASVRMDPSVADDEANSWNAIVDLATPADFVSLDDTGADGPRGPDGSLPDLGGFLHLVEGSDLIDVGVDVGLEFAGTAPDLGAYEAGLVTAADDEPEAGIVLSHAGANPARGLTRVAVTLDASRVVRLTLHDALGREVAVVADGPLPGGRQTLAVDLAGLTPGVYVARLQAGDAVRALSLTVVR; encoded by the coding sequence ATGCGACTCGTCCTACTCCTCGCTCTCTTGCTGGCCGCGCCCGCCTCGGTGGCGCAGTCGACCTACTTCGTGGCCCCGAACGGGAGCGCGCTCGGCTCCGGTGCCATCGGGTCCCCGCTGACGCTCCCGGCCGCTCTCTCTCGCGTGGCGCCCGGCGACACCGTCTACGTCCGCGGCGGAGCCTACGCCTCGTCGTCGTCGATCCGGTTCCAGACGAGCGGCGCGGACGGCGCCTACGTCCACGTCTGGGCCTACCCCGAGGACGACGAGCGGCCCGTCTTCGACTTTACCGGCGCGAGCAAGGGGTTCGACGTCCAGGCCAGCTATCTCCACCTCAAGGGGATCACGGTCGAGAACTCGAACGACAACGGGATCCAGCTCTCTGGCGAGGCCGCGAGCCACAACATCGTTGAGCAGATGATCGCCCGCCGCAACGGCGACTCCGGCATCCAAGTCAACGACGGGGCCGCCTACAACCTCCTCCTCAACAACGACTCGTACGAGAACTACGACGCGGGCAACCAGGGCGAGAACGCCGACGGCTTCGCCGTCAAGTTCGGCGTGGGCGAGGGAAACGTGCTCCGCGGCAACCGCGCCTGGGCCAACTCCGACGACGGCTACGACTTCTGGAGCCTCGACGACCCCGGCCAGGGCGGCGTCCTCATCGAGGGCAACTGGGCCTTCCGCAACGGGTTCAACACCTGGGGCGTCACGGGCTTCAACGGCGACTCGAACGGGTTCAAGCTGGGCAAGGGCGAGGGGCCGCACACGCTCATCCGCAACCTCGCCTGGGACCACCGCGCCAACGGGTTCGACGTGAACGGCAACGCGAGCGGCGTGACGGTCTACCACAACACGGCGTACCTCAACCGCGGCGTCAACTTCCAGTTCGACGACGACCCCCAGATCGACGAGCAGGCGCCGTACGTCCTGCGCAACAACGCGTCCGTCGCCGCGAGCGTCCGCATGGACCCGTCCGTGGCCGACGACGAGGCCAACTCGTGGAACGCCATCGTCGACCTCGCCACCCCGGCCGACTTCGTGAGCCTCGACGACACCGGGGCCGACGGGCCGCGCGGCCCCGACGGCAGCCTGCCCGACCTCGGCGGCTTCCTTCACCTGGTCGAGGGCAGCGACCTCATCGACGTCGGCGTCGACGTGGGCCTGGAGTTCGCGGGAACGGCACCCGACCTCGGCGCCTACGAAGCGGGCCTCGTCACGGCGGCCGACGACGAGCCCGAGGCCGGCATCGTGCTGTCTCACGCCGGCGCCAACCCGGCGCGCGGGCTCACCCGGGTGGCCGTCACGCTCGACGCCAGCCGCGTCGTCCGCCTCACGCTCCACGACGCGCTCGGCCGCGAGGTCGCCGTCGTCGCCGACGGGCCGCTCCCGGGCGGTCGCCAGACGCTGGCGGTCGACCTCGCCGGGCTCACCCCCGGCGTCTACGTGGCCCGCCTCCAGGCCGGCGATGCCGTCCGCGCCCTCTCGCTCACCGTCGTCCGCTAG
- the kduD gene encoding 2-dehydro-3-deoxy-D-gluconate 5-dehydrogenase KduD, with translation MSSPFSLEDKRALVTGASRGIGQGIAVALAEAGADVVCASTRRAGTDETAEAVRQRGRRAWQLEADLSDREAAAALAEAAEAEAGPIDILVNNAGTIRRHPAVDFPMADWEFVLRTNLDATFVLCQAVGRGMVERGRGKIVNVASLLSFQGGVTVPAYTASKHAVAGLTKALANEWAPSGVTVNAIAPGYIATDNTQALQDNEARSRQILERIPAGRWGDPADLGGAAVFLASPASDYVNGHVLVVDGGWMAR, from the coding sequence ATGTCCTCCCCCTTCTCGCTCGAGGACAAACGCGCGCTCGTCACCGGCGCTTCGCGCGGGATCGGGCAGGGCATCGCCGTCGCGCTCGCCGAGGCCGGCGCCGACGTCGTCTGTGCCAGCACGCGCCGCGCCGGGACCGACGAGACCGCCGAGGCGGTCCGCCAGCGGGGCCGTCGCGCGTGGCAACTCGAGGCCGACCTCTCGGACCGCGAGGCCGCCGCCGCGCTCGCCGAGGCGGCCGAGGCCGAGGCCGGCCCGATCGACATCCTCGTCAACAACGCCGGCACCATCCGTCGCCACCCGGCCGTCGACTTCCCGATGGCAGACTGGGAGTTCGTGCTCCGGACCAACCTCGACGCGACGTTCGTGCTGTGCCAGGCCGTCGGCCGCGGGATGGTCGAGCGCGGGCGGGGGAAGATCGTGAACGTGGCGTCGCTGTTGAGCTTCCAGGGCGGCGTCACGGTCCCGGCCTACACCGCCTCGAAGCACGCCGTCGCCGGGCTCACGAAGGCGCTCGCCAACGAGTGGGCGCCGAGCGGCGTGACGGTCAACGCCATCGCGCCGGGCTACATCGCCACCGACAACACGCAGGCACTCCAGGACAACGAGGCCCGGAGCCGCCAGATCCTCGAGCGGATCCCCGCCGGCCGTTGGGGCGACCCGGCCGACCTCGGCGGGGCCGCCGTCTTCCTCGCCTCGCCCGCCTCCGACTACGTCAACGGCCACGTCCTCGTGGTCGACGGCGGGTGGATGGCGCGCTGA
- the kduI gene encoding 5-dehydro-4-deoxy-D-glucuronate isomerase, whose product MALHTLPDAERTKRLTTDELRSHFLVDDLFQDGAVTFRFADLDRVVLAGAVPTGGSLDLGMPDELAADSFCERREVGILNIGRAGTVTVGDDSYYLGNRDLLYVGRGSGAISFASDTAGSPARFYVVSYPAHGAHPTTLVRKADAELEELGSAEQANRRDLFKYVRPGGVESAQLVMGITEIQEGSVWNTMPAHTHARRTEVYLYFDVPEGDVVFHMMGEPQEVRTVVVRDGEAVLSPGWSIHAGAGTRAYTFCWAMGGENQDFGDMQFVGMEDIR is encoded by the coding sequence ATGGCCCTCCACACGCTCCCTGACGCCGAACGCACGAAGCGCCTGACCACCGACGAACTCCGGAGCCACTTCCTGGTCGACGACCTCTTCCAGGACGGCGCCGTGACCTTCAGGTTCGCCGACCTCGACCGCGTCGTCCTCGCCGGCGCCGTCCCAACCGGCGGCTCCCTCGACCTCGGCATGCCCGACGAACTGGCGGCCGACTCGTTCTGCGAGCGCCGCGAGGTGGGCATCCTCAACATCGGCAGGGCCGGGACAGTGACGGTCGGCGATGACAGCTACTACCTCGGCAACCGAGACCTCCTCTACGTCGGGCGCGGGAGCGGGGCGATCTCGTTCGCCAGTGACACCGCCGGGTCGCCGGCCCGGTTCTACGTCGTCAGCTACCCCGCCCACGGCGCGCACCCGACGACGCTCGTCCGCAAGGCCGACGCGGAGCTCGAGGAGCTCGGGAGCGCCGAGCAAGCCAACCGGCGCGACCTGTTCAAGTACGTCCGTCCCGGTGGCGTCGAGAGCGCCCAGCTGGTCATGGGGATCACCGAGATCCAGGAGGGCAGCGTCTGGAACACCATGCCCGCCCACACGCACGCGCGGCGGACGGAGGTGTACCTCTACTTCGACGTGCCCGAGGGCGACGTCGTGTTCCACATGATGGGCGAGCCACAGGAGGTGCGGACCGTCGTCGTGCGTGACGGCGAGGCCGTCCTGTCGCCGGGTTGGTCGATCCACGCCGGTGCCGGGACGCGGGCCTACACGTTCTGCTGGGCCATGGGCGGCGAGAACCAGGACTTCGGCGACATGCAGTTCGTCGGCATGGAGGATATCCGGTAG
- a CDS encoding TonB-dependent receptor produces MRLSTSFLSRLAVVLCLGLGLAVSVSAQGTIRGVVTDSLSDGTLPGANVFVMETALGAATDIDGAYRIQRVPTGSYSVRVSYVGYETRMIPVTVVDGQTVELDVALRSSTNLGEVVVSGQLEGQQQAINQQLSSNTIVNVVSEEKIQELPDANAAESIGRLPGVSVQRSGGEANQITLRGLSGAFTNVTVDGVKLSPTDAASRSVDLSAISQGSLAGIELFKALTPDKDGDAIAGSVNLVTRRAPESRELRVDVLGAYNELAGDVGQYDADFRYGERFFDGLLGLQLSGNLERRNRSREEYDPSFDCSINDFTVCQIEDLQLDYTDEIRTRRGGGAILDVATPDGGFVKLSGLYNQTTRDFITYGRNYPTTGDLLFYTARDREQSIQLFNSALTGENYVFGFNTTWGASFSRSESDFPFDYELAFTEPSTTDADGTPLSGISPVPTEVRRGAPEGIIPYALNNFERAYLYSAFSRNEDAYDEDRAAYLDLEREYTLGRSVRGAFKVGGKYRSKSRGRNRTEIFSPYYNEPFPRFTRMPDGSIVPKDFAGSAFEDLVLFNDRLILATNFLGGGAREEDLFGRFTLTPVLDRDLVRAWYDLNINGFTDQAGRNPEYEENLEPAVDFYDITERVSAAYAMNTFDLGRRATLIAGVRVEHEDNDYASRFAPTGLQGVPVPTGAIRDTTSAFEQTVWLPNAQLALRPTDFLTVRLAAYRALARPDFNNRLANAVARNNGFFFPGNSITLGNPNLRTATAWNYELNTSFFGPRLGLFSVSGFYKRIDDYFQTINGLSYTGNAVFDSLGIDYRSPYGESVRYQLRVPFNLDTPTEVYGVEVEHQTNLSWLRGPLSGIVLGYNFSVVRSTTSVPRVRVETEYIERPPFPPIAQVTYVPYEQEQKLQEQPDFFANVSLGYDFRAFSARLSVFHQDRYNTSFAGNERTGFDNLRSGYTRVDLAFKQAVGERVRLLLNVNNLTGVEESALRYSSFLDRTLINDSEIYGTTVDFGFRLDF; encoded by the coding sequence ATGCGACTCTCGACCTCCTTCCTAAGCCGGCTCGCCGTGGTCCTCTGTCTGGGTCTCGGCCTCGCCGTTTCGGTCTCGGCCCAGGGAACGATCCGCGGCGTCGTCACCGACTCCCTCAGCGACGGGACGCTCCCCGGCGCCAACGTGTTCGTCATGGAGACGGCCCTCGGCGCTGCGACCGACATCGACGGGGCGTACCGGATCCAGCGCGTCCCCACCGGGAGCTACAGCGTCCGCGTGTCCTACGTCGGGTACGAGACGCGGATGATCCCCGTGACGGTCGTCGACGGGCAGACGGTGGAGCTCGACGTGGCCCTCCGGTCGAGCACGAACCTGGGCGAGGTCGTCGTGTCGGGCCAGCTCGAGGGCCAGCAGCAGGCGATCAACCAGCAGCTCTCATCCAACACCATCGTCAACGTGGTGTCGGAGGAGAAAATCCAAGAGCTCCCGGACGCCAACGCGGCCGAGTCGATCGGCCGGCTCCCGGGCGTGTCGGTCCAGCGCTCGGGCGGCGAGGCCAACCAGATCACGCTCCGCGGCCTGAGCGGGGCGTTCACGAACGTGACCGTCGACGGCGTCAAGCTGTCGCCGACCGACGCGGCCTCCCGGTCCGTCGACCTCAGCGCCATCTCACAGGGCTCCCTCGCGGGCATCGAGTTGTTCAAGGCCCTCACGCCCGACAAAGACGGCGACGCCATCGCCGGATCGGTCAACCTCGTGACGCGGCGCGCGCCCGAGAGCCGCGAGCTCCGCGTCGACGTCCTCGGCGCGTACAACGAGCTGGCGGGCGACGTCGGCCAGTACGACGCCGACTTCCGCTACGGCGAGCGGTTCTTCGACGGCCTCCTCGGCCTCCAGCTCTCGGGCAACCTCGAGCGCCGGAACCGGAGCCGCGAGGAGTACGACCCGTCGTTCGACTGCTCGATCAACGACTTCACGGTTTGCCAGATCGAGGACCTCCAGCTCGACTACACCGACGAGATCCGGACGCGCCGGGGCGGCGGCGCCATCCTCGACGTCGCGACGCCCGACGGCGGGTTCGTCAAGCTCAGCGGGCTCTACAACCAGACCACCCGCGACTTCATCACCTACGGCCGGAACTACCCCACCACGGGGGACCTCCTGTTCTACACGGCCCGCGACCGCGAGCAGTCGATCCAGCTCTTCAACAGCGCGCTGACGGGCGAGAACTACGTCTTCGGGTTCAACACGACGTGGGGCGCCTCGTTCTCGCGCTCCGAGTCGGACTTCCCGTTCGACTACGAACTCGCGTTCACCGAGCCGTCCACGACCGACGCCGACGGGACGCCGCTCTCGGGCATCTCCCCGGTGCCCACCGAGGTCCGCCGAGGCGCGCCCGAGGGGATCATCCCGTACGCGCTCAACAACTTCGAGCGGGCCTACCTCTACTCGGCGTTCTCCCGCAACGAGGACGCCTACGACGAGGACCGCGCGGCCTACCTCGACCTTGAGCGGGAGTACACGCTCGGCAGGTCGGTCCGCGGCGCGTTCAAGGTCGGCGGGAAGTACCGGAGCAAGAGCCGGGGCCGGAACCGGACCGAGATCTTCTCGCCCTACTACAACGAGCCGTTCCCACGCTTCACCCGGATGCCGGACGGGTCGATCGTGCCGAAGGACTTCGCGGGGTCGGCGTTCGAGGACCTCGTCCTGTTCAACGACCGGCTCATCCTGGCGACCAACTTCCTCGGTGGCGGGGCGCGGGAGGAGGACCTTTTCGGCCGGTTCACGCTCACGCCGGTCCTCGACCGCGACCTCGTCCGGGCGTGGTACGACTTGAACATCAACGGCTTCACGGACCAGGCCGGGCGGAACCCGGAGTACGAGGAGAACCTCGAGCCGGCCGTCGACTTCTACGACATCACCGAGCGGGTCTCGGCGGCGTACGCCATGAACACGTTCGACCTCGGCCGCCGCGCGACGCTGATCGCCGGCGTCCGCGTCGAGCACGAGGACAACGACTACGCCAGCCGGTTCGCCCCGACGGGCCTCCAAGGCGTCCCGGTCCCGACCGGCGCCATCCGCGACACGACGTCGGCATTCGAGCAGACGGTCTGGCTCCCGAACGCGCAGCTGGCGCTCCGCCCGACCGACTTCCTGACGGTCCGGCTGGCGGCCTACCGCGCGCTCGCCCGGCCCGACTTCAACAACCGGCTGGCCAACGCGGTCGCCCGGAACAACGGGTTCTTCTTCCCCGGCAACAGCATCACGCTGGGCAACCCGAACCTCCGCACGGCGACGGCCTGGAACTATGAGCTGAACACGAGCTTCTTCGGCCCCCGTCTCGGGCTGTTCTCGGTCTCCGGCTTCTACAAGCGGATCGACGACTACTTCCAGACCATCAACGGGCTTTCGTACACGGGCAACGCCGTGTTCGACTCGCTCGGGATCGACTACCGGAGCCCGTACGGCGAGAGCGTCCGGTACCAGCTCCGCGTCCCGTTCAACCTCGACACGCCGACGGAGGTCTACGGCGTCGAGGTGGAGCACCAGACGAACCTGAGCTGGCTGCGCGGCCCGCTCTCGGGGATCGTGCTCGGCTACAACTTCTCCGTCGTCCGGTCCACGACGTCGGTTCCGCGCGTCCGCGTCGAGACCGAGTACATCGAGCGGCCGCCGTTCCCGCCCATCGCGCAGGTCACGTACGTGCCGTACGAGCAGGAGCAGAAGCTCCAGGAGCAGCCGGACTTCTTCGCCAACGTGTCGCTGGGCTACGACTTCCGCGCGTTCTCGGCCCGGCTCTCGGTCTTCCACCAGGACCGCTACAACACGTCGTTCGCGGGGAACGAGCGGACCGGGTTCGACAACCTCCGCAGCGGCTACACCCGCGTCGACCTCGCCTTCAAGCAGGCCGTCGGCGAGCGGGTCCGGCTGCTCCTCAACGTCAACAACCTGACCGGCGTCGAGGAGAGCGCGCTCCGTTACAGCTCGTTCCTCGACCGGACGCTCATCAACGACAGCGAGATCTACGGCACGACGGTCGACTTCGGCTTCCGGCTGGACTTCTAG
- a CDS encoding T9SS type A sorting domain-containing protein yields MLRTPAVAAVLLLAAGAATAQTAPQTCPATDDVCVVQNGQTLNNVIDADTTATGDRIRDGRVYQLQRDGIYLIDSGINNVGWHLRIVGAEGEGALPQVYTAPNATSGNRVGDVFLQEGDITFRDFDFAGVLPPEAGGTLPFMSTTFVRTNASGYDLVMDNLTVVNLEAQIVRTQAALRKFEMTNSIWANSGWLGTDGTNFGAGKGIDLRDGSIDSLIFRNNTFINYTDRIIRHRSSTGPVQNMVFDHNTILNAVSYHGTLALGQVGNSVQITNNLWVDSFVAGEDSSDVVRQSEFDESGEVYASNGQAKLTWILSEPNETTTWTVANNYYAVSDEVAAFYETFGDGGGDDGNPDNGTDGDNDIIGPGSPLTDHIRSRISNPDLAFQEIDVELTDRPDAPVAMVTWYRTETGRTKDTSTFDVETDDYDRRDLAYFIGDFDPSYPTTSPAYTAADNGCPVGDLSWFPEVDVEACLMGVANEGDVARAALGLTNGPNPFRDATTIRFTLPAASDVALDVFDALGRRVGTLASGPLAAGDHTVRWAATDAASGVYVVRLQAGDVVASHRVLVVR; encoded by the coding sequence ATGCTACGCACCCCGGCCGTCGCGGCCGTCCTCCTGCTGGCGGCCGGCGCCGCCACAGCGCAGACGGCGCCCCAGACCTGCCCCGCCACCGACGACGTCTGCGTCGTCCAGAACGGCCAGACGCTGAACAACGTCATCGACGCCGACACGACGGCGACCGGCGACCGGATCCGCGACGGCCGCGTCTACCAGCTCCAGCGCGACGGGATCTACCTCATCGACTCCGGCATCAACAACGTCGGCTGGCACCTCCGGATCGTCGGGGCCGAGGGCGAGGGCGCGCTCCCGCAGGTCTACACCGCGCCCAACGCCACGAGCGGCAACCGCGTCGGCGACGTGTTCCTCCAGGAGGGCGACATCACGTTCCGCGACTTCGACTTCGCGGGCGTCCTCCCGCCCGAGGCCGGCGGCACGCTCCCGTTCATGTCGACGACGTTCGTCCGGACCAACGCGTCCGGGTACGACCTCGTCATGGACAACCTGACCGTCGTCAACCTCGAGGCCCAGATCGTCCGGACGCAGGCGGCCCTCCGCAAGTTCGAGATGACCAACTCGATCTGGGCCAACTCCGGCTGGCTCGGGACCGACGGGACCAACTTCGGCGCGGGCAAGGGGATCGACCTCCGCGACGGCTCGATCGACTCGCTGATCTTCCGGAACAACACGTTCATCAACTACACGGACCGGATCATCCGCCACCGCTCGAGCACGGGGCCGGTCCAGAACATGGTCTTCGACCACAACACGATCCTCAACGCGGTCTCCTACCACGGGACGCTCGCGCTGGGCCAGGTGGGCAACTCGGTCCAGATCACGAACAACCTCTGGGTCGACTCGTTCGTGGCCGGTGAGGACTCGAGCGACGTCGTCCGCCAGTCGGAGTTCGACGAGTCGGGCGAGGTCTACGCCTCGAACGGCCAGGCCAAGCTGACCTGGATCCTCTCGGAGCCGAACGAGACGACGACCTGGACGGTCGCGAACAACTACTACGCGGTCTCCGACGAGGTCGCGGCGTTCTACGAGACGTTCGGCGACGGCGGCGGCGACGACGGCAACCCGGACAACGGGACCGACGGCGACAACGACATCATCGGCCCGGGCTCCCCGCTCACGGACCACATCCGGAGCCGGATCTCGAACCCCGACCTGGCCTTCCAGGAGATCGACGTCGAGCTCACGGACCGGCCCGACGCCCCGGTCGCCATGGTCACGTGGTACCGCACGGAGACCGGGCGGACGAAGGACACCTCGACGTTCGACGTCGAGACCGACGACTACGACCGCCGCGACCTCGCCTACTTCATCGGCGACTTCGACCCGTCGTACCCGACGACCTCGCCGGCCTACACCGCCGCCGACAACGGGTGCCCGGTGGGCGACCTCTCGTGGTTCCCCGAGGTCGACGTCGAGGCGTGCCTCATGGGCGTCGCCAACGAGGGCGACGTGGCCCGCGCCGCGCTCGGCCTGACGAACGGCCCGAACCCGTTCCGCGACGCCACGACGATCCGGTTCACGCTGCCGGCGGCCTCGGACGTCGCGCTCGACGTGTTCGACGCGCTCGGCCGCCGGGTCGGGACGCTGGCCTCGGGCCCGCTCGCCGCCGGCGACCACACGGTCCGCTGGGCCGCCACCGACGCCGCGTCCGGTGTCTACGTTGTCCGCCTCCAGGCCGGCGACGTCGTGGCCTCGCACCGCGTCCTCGTCGTCCGCTAA
- the uxaC gene encoding glucuronate isomerase translates to MSAEPLRLHPDRFFSPDPAVRRVARELYETVADLPLVCPHGHVPPALLAEDAPFPEPTALLLTPDHYIFRMLYSQGVSMEALGIPTRDGTTVEADPRAVWQRFADHYHLFLGTPTRAWLDHTFAQVFGIDVKLSGETAMDVYDAIDAKLGEPDFRPRALFDRFNIDVLTTTDGAADTLEHHRAIRESEWDGRVLPCFRPDAVFRIAAPEWAAEMVRLGDAAGVEVTDYAGFIRVLEERRAFFKSMGATSTDHAVVDPLTHRLDDAEADRLLQRALRGEATAADQAAFEAHMLMEMARMSVEDGLVMQLHPGSFRDHNPAVFRRFGRDMGADIPLATEYTRNLRALLNVYGTEPGFTLVVFTLDESTYSRELAPLAGHYPAMRLGPAWWFFDSIEGMRRYRQRTTETAGFYNTAGFNDDTRAFLSIPARHDLSRRVDADYLAGLVAEHRLDESDAHGLIQALAVGLARDTYNLGEGTPESLLELSSDGEAR, encoded by the coding sequence ATGTCCGCCGAGCCCCTCCGCCTCCACCCCGACCGGTTCTTCTCGCCCGACCCCGCCGTCCGGCGCGTCGCCCGCGAGCTGTACGAGACGGTCGCCGACCTCCCGCTCGTCTGCCCGCACGGCCACGTCCCGCCGGCGCTCCTCGCCGAGGACGCGCCCTTCCCGGAGCCGACGGCCCTCCTCCTCACGCCGGACCACTACATCTTCCGGATGCTCTATTCGCAGGGCGTCTCGATGGAGGCCCTGGGGATCCCGACCCGGGACGGGACGACGGTCGAGGCCGACCCGCGCGCCGTGTGGCAGCGGTTCGCCGACCACTACCACCTCTTCCTCGGCACGCCCACGCGGGCCTGGCTCGACCACACGTTCGCCCAGGTCTTCGGCATCGACGTCAAGCTGAGCGGCGAGACGGCGATGGACGTCTACGACGCCATCGACGCGAAGCTGGGCGAGCCCGACTTCCGCCCGCGCGCGCTCTTCGACCGGTTCAACATCGACGTCCTCACGACGACCGACGGCGCGGCGGACACGCTCGAGCACCACCGCGCCATCCGCGAGTCGGAGTGGGACGGCCGGGTGCTCCCGTGCTTCCGGCCCGACGCCGTGTTCCGGATCGCCGCGCCCGAGTGGGCCGCCGAGATGGTCCGCCTCGGCGACGCCGCGGGCGTGGAGGTGACGGACTACGCCGGGTTCATCCGCGTGCTCGAAGAGCGCCGGGCGTTCTTCAAGTCGATGGGCGCGACGTCGACCGACCACGCCGTCGTCGACCCGCTCACGCACCGGCTCGACGACGCCGAGGCCGACCGGCTCCTCCAGCGCGCGCTGAGGGGCGAGGCGACGGCGGCCGACCAGGCCGCGTTCGAGGCCCACATGCTCATGGAGATGGCCCGGATGAGCGTGGAGGACGGGCTCGTGATGCAGCTCCACCCGGGCTCCTTCCGCGACCACAACCCTGCCGTCTTCCGCCGCTTCGGGCGCGACATGGGGGCCGACATCCCGCTCGCGACGGAGTACACGCGCAACCTCCGTGCGCTCCTCAACGTCTACGGCACCGAGCCGGGCTTCACGCTCGTCGTGTTCACGCTCGACGAGAGCACCTACAGCCGCGAGCTGGCCCCGCTCGCCGGGCACTACCCCGCCATGCGCCTCGGCCCCGCGTGGTGGTTCTTCGACTCGATCGAAGGCATGCGGCGCTACCGCCAGCGCACGACGGAGACGGCCGGGTTCTACAACACCGCGGGCTTCAACGACGACACGCGGGCGTTCCTCTCGATCCCGGCCCGCCACGACCTCTCGCGCCGCGTCGACGCGGACTACCTCGCGGGCCTCGTCGCCGAGCACCGGCTCGACGAGAGCGATGCGCACGGGCTGATCCAGGCGCTCGCGGTCGGCCTCGCGCGCGACACGTACAACCTCGGCGAGGGCACACCCGAGTCGTTGCTCGAGCTGTCGTCCGACGGCGAAGCCCGGTAG